TTTACCCCGCCTCCGTTCATGCCCTCTGCCACCCGCCGAACTCTTCCCCGGTTTGCGTGACCGTCTGCAACAACACCAGCCGCTGGGTAATCGTGCGGGCGCCATTCATGCCGCCATGCTGCTGGATCGTGCCGGTAACGTACTGGCAAGCCGCGAAGATATCGGCCGCCACAATGCCCTCGATAAACTATTGGGGCATGCGCTGCGCCAGCGTCTGGCGCTCTATGATCATATTGTGGTCATGAGCAGCCGCTGCAGCATGGAGCTGATCCAGAAAGCCGTGCGTGCCGGCGTATCCACGCTGGTCAATCTGGCCTCACCCAGCCAGCTGGCAGTCGATCTGGCACGTCACCATGGCCTCAACCTTATCCATCTGCCCCGCCAGGGCAGTCCCAGGATATATGCGAGCCACCCTGAAACCAGTCACCCAGAAGTTTGTTCTCCATCCGCACAGCAAGCCGGATGAATCCTGCGACCAAGAAATCGAGATGAATCAGTCAAAATCAGATCAGGTTCCCAGCGCCAGCAGTACTATTGAAACGTATTACCATCCCTACCAGGGTTCTGCCGGAGGATGGGGAGCGCTGAAGGCCACCACCCGCCACTGGCTGCAAAGTCGCAACTCCACCCGTAACGTCAAAACCATGCTGAAGACCAACCAGCCCCACGGTTTTGACTGCCCCGGCTGTGCCTGGGGTGAAAAACATGATCCGAGCATGATCCGTTTCTGCGAGAACGGCGCCAAAGCGGTGAACTGGGAAGCCACCAGCAAGAGGGTCGATGCGGCCTTTTTTGCGCGTTACAGCGTCAGCTGGCTCTATCAGCAGAGCGACTATTTTCTTGAGTATCAGGGCCGTCTGACTGAGCCCATGCGCTACGACCCGGTCAGTGATCACTATCTTCCCATCAGTTGGAATGATGCTTTCGCACTGATTGCTGAGACGCTCAAAGGCCTGGACCATGCCGACCAGGCGGAGTTCTACACCTCAGGCCGTGCCAGCAACGAAGCCGCGTTCCTCTATCAGTTGTTTGCCCGTGCCTACGGCACCAACAACTTCCCCGACTGCTCCAATATGTGCCACGAAGCCAGCGGCTATGGCCTGACCAGCAGCATTGGTGTGGGCAAAGGCACGGTAGAGATTGAAGATTTCGAGCAGGCCGACGCAGTCTTTGTATTTGGCCAAAACCCCGGCACCAATCACCCACGTATGCTCGATACACTGCGTGAAGTGATCAAGCGTGGTGCTCAGGTGGTGTGTTTCAACAACCTCAAAGAGCGCGGACTGGAGCGTTTCACCCACCCTCAAAACCCGGTGGAAATGCTGAGTAACGGCTACACCCGCATGAATACGGCCTACTACACCCCCAAAATTGGCGGTGACATGGCCGCCGTACGAGGCATGGTCAAGGTCCTGATCGAGCTGGAGGAAGCCGCCCAGCAACGCGGCGAGGCGATTTTCGACCATGCTTTTATCGCTGAGCATACTGACGGCATGGCGGCGTATCTGGCAGAAGTGGCAGCCACCCCGTGGCAACACATCATCGAACAGTCTGGACTGAGCCGTGAGGAGATAACTGCGGCAGCGCAGGTGTATGCCCGGGCCGACCGGGTGATCTGCACCTGGGCGATGGGCGTCACCCAGCACCGCCATTCGGTCCCCACCGTGCATGAGATCGTCAATCTGTTACTACTGCGTGGCAATATCGGCAAGCACGGCGCGGGAGCCTGCCCAGTACGCGGCCACAGTAATGTGCAGGGTGACCGCACCATGGGCATCAATGAGCGCCCATCGGAAGTCTTTATCAACAACCTTGAGCGCCGCTTTGATATCAAGGTGCCGCGTCACCATGGCCATGCCACCGTAGAAACCATTCAGGCCATGCTGGAAGGCAGCAGTAAGGTGTTTATTGGTCTGGGGGGCAACTTCGCTGCCGCCACTCCGGATACCGCGCTGACGGAACAGGCATTACGCCGTTGTGAGCTGACGGTCCAGATCAGCACCAAGCTTAACCGCTCTCATCTGGTGACCGGTAAACAGGCACTGATCCTGCCCTGCATGGGTCGCACGGACATTGATATGCAGGCCAGCGGCCCTCAACGGGTCACAGTGGAAGACTCATTCAGCATGGTCCATGCCTCCGGTGGTGTGCTGGAGCCGCTGTCTGCCGAGATCAGGTCAGAACCCGCCATCATTGCCGCGATGGCCGAGGCCACGCTGGGCAAACAGCCCGTTGACTGGTCTGCCCTGGCGGCCGACTACGATCACATTCGCGACCTGATCGCTGACGTTATCCCGGGCTTCAGCGAGTTCAATCGCAAAATTGATCAGCCCGGTGGCTTCTATCTGGGCAACAGTGCCCGTGAACGGCAGTGGCAAACCCCGACCAGCAAGGCCATTGCCCATTGTCACTCACTGCCGGCACATATCCTGCCGGAAGAGGTGGCCAGCCAGCTGAACAGCCAGACCCTGATCATGCAGACTCTGCGTTCACATGATCAGTACAACACCACCATCTACGGCCTGAATGACCGTTACCGGGGTATCAGGGGCGAGCGCAAGGTGGTCTTTATCAATCCGGCAGATATGGAGCGACTGAGTCTTCACGCCGGCCAGGAAGTCAGCATTCGCTCACTGTGGGGTGATAACATCCAGCGTCAGGTCGAGGGCTTCAAGCTGGTTCCCTACGATATTCCTGCAGGCAATGTCGCCGCCTACTATCCGGAAACCAATCCGCTGGTTCCGCTCAACAGCGTGGGTGATTTCAGCCGCACCCCAACATCAAAAAGTATTGCCGTTATACTGACTGCACATCAATCCATGCGGATTGCCTGAGCAGACGTTTACTACGGCTAACAGCAGCGGGCAGTCCCTCACACCAAGGACTGCCCGATGTCCCGCCTCCTGCATACGTTTCTGCTTGGCAGCAGCCTGCTGCTCGCCGCCTGCATTCCTCGTCCACAGAGCTCCACCCCCGATCAGCCACTGGAAAATACCTACTGGAAACTCACACAGCTGGGCACTGACCCCGTGCAGCCCGATACCCGGATGCGTGAGCCGTACCTGCAGCTCAGCCCGGAACAGCAACGTGTTACGGGTTTCAGTGGCTGTAACCTGCTGGCGGGTCAGTATCAGCTGACTGCCCGCCAGCTGCATCTGGGCCCGCTGATCAGCACGCGCATGGCCTGCATGCAGGGCATGGCGCTGGAAAGTCACTATATACAAGCTCTGGAACAGGTTCGGGGCTGGCAAATAAGCGGGCACACCCTGACTCTGCTGGACGCACAGCAGCAGCCCCTGCTGCAGTTTGAGGAAAGCAATAAATAAACAGCACAGGGCCGTACAGCACGGCCCTTTTCCATACCTCAGATCTGACTGATCTGCAGCCAGCAGGCTATGCCTTACCGGTCTTCAGGTGCCAGGTCTGCCCACGCACATTTTGATAGCACTGGCCCGGCAACGACAGCTACTGCCTGAATTTTCTCTGGCACACCACTGCACCTAAGCCCACTAGACAATCCAAGAAATCACGACTATTTGTATCTGTGTCAGTTTTATTTCAGCACTATCTCAGTTTTCTTAAGTTTGTCTTAAGGTTCAGCAGATAGCCTCTGCGACCATTCTTCTTATAATTTGCTGTCAGAGTTAAGTGCCCATGAAGCCACAACGGCAAGGTATGTCACGCCTGATACATGCCTCTATCTACTCCTGGCAAGGCCTGAAGCTGGCCTGGCACCATGAGGCGGCCATTCGCCAGGAATGCATGGCCCTGCTGGTGCTGATCCCCGTTGCCTGCCTGCTCCATGTTACTGCGCTGGAACGTGCTCTGCTGATTGTCAGCGTTTTTGCTGTGCTGGTGGTGGAGTTACTGAACTCTGCCATTGAGGCGGTGGTTGACCGTATCGGTCACGAAATGCACCCCCTGAGCGGTCAGGCCAAAGACATGGGTTCGGCTGCCGTTCTGGTTACTCTTATGGCCGCTGTCGGAGTCTGGTTATGCATCCTGCTGTAAACGATGCTCCCCCCTCGTTATTACGCCGTTGTGCCAATCGTTCTTCCTCTCCTCAGCCACCCGCTCATCTGTCGATGCAGAAGTTCTGGGTCAATCACCTGTTTTATCCGCTGCTGGCTTTTGCACTGGCGGTACTGATCATTAGCGTTTTCCACCTCGACCGGGTTGTAGCAGATGCACTGTACTGGGCGGAAGGCCATCAGTGGGCACTGAAGGATAGCTGGCTCACCACCACCCTGATTCACAAAGGCGGCAAGAATCTTTCGATTGCTATTGCCGTGGTGACATTGCTGATGCTGGCAACCAGCTGGGTGAGGCCGGCATTAGGTCACTGGCGCCGTCCGCTGACCTTTCTGCTGCTGGCTGCCGCCACCAGCTCGTTACTGATTGTCAGCGCCAAGTCGCTGACCCATATTGCCTGCCCGTGGGACTTCAATCGCTATGGCGGCAATCTGCCGTTCATGAGTGAACTCGATCAGTTCCTCCACAACGACAGCGGTCGCTGCTTTCCTGCTGGCCATGCCAGTGCGGGCTACGCCTGGCTGGCATTGTATTTTGTCGGACTCTATCGCCACTCTGGCTGGCGCTGGATGGGGCTGATGCTGGCTGTGACTATGGGCGTGGTATTTGGCATTTCCCAGCAGCTGCGTGGTGCCCACTTCATCTCCCATGATGTCTGGACCTTCGCTATCAGCTGGTTTACCGCACTGGTTTGGTTCCGGCTGGTCATGTACCGCAGCTACAAGCTGAGCCTGAGCAGCGGCGTTGCGAACAGCTCACCTGTTTTCACTTCCACTCCTTCTGCCTACGCGGCTGAAACCGGTATCAAGGTTTCTTCATGAGTCAGCTATCTACTTCCACCGCCATGAACAGCACAGCTTCCCGTCAGCGCTGGCAGATCAGCAGTGTGCGCTTCTGTCTGCTGTTCTCTGCCCTGCTGGTCCTGGCCTATAACCCGGCATTCTTTCATGCCCTCGGTCAGGTCATTGACCCGCTGACCCTGCGCGGTGGCGCCTTTACCCTCAGCGTCGGCGCGTTGCTGGGGCTACTGATGTTTATTCTGCTCAACCTGATCGCCGTACCTTACCTGCTCAAGCCCATCGCCATCGCTGTGCTGCTGAGCGGTGCAGCAGCCTCCTACTTCATGAATACCTACGGCATCGCCATCGACAGCGTCATGGTACAGAATGTCGTGGAAACCGACCCGGCCGAGGCTGCAGCGCTGTTCAGCCCGCGTCTGGTCATGTATCTGCTGTTTCTGGGCGTGGTTCCCTGCCTGCTGGTGTGGAAGGTCAGCATCAGCTATCGCCGCTGGCATCGCGAACTGCTGGTCAGGTTGCTGGCCATCATTGCCAGCCTGCTGGTAATTGCGGCGATGCTGTTCGCCCTGTCACAGGATTACGCCTCATTCTTCCGCAATAACAAGAATGTGCGGCAGATGGCCGTGCCGCTGAGCTACATCTATGCCGGTGTATCCTTTGCGGTCAAAGACAAGGAAGGCCCGATTGTGGTCAAGGCCATCGGTGAAGATGCCCGACCCGGTGCACTGGCACTGGCCAAACATAAGCCCACGCTGACGGTCTTTGTGGTCGGCGAAACCGGTCGTGCCGATCATTTCGGCCTCAACGGTTACGAACGCAACACCACCCCGCTGCTGGCAAAGCAGGATGTATTCAACTTTACGCAGTTCACCTCCTGCGGCACCGCCACAGCCGTCTCCGTGCCCTGTATGTTCTCGCTGCTGGATCGCCAGCACTATGACGACCGGAAGGCC
This Pokkaliibacter sp. MBI-7 DNA region includes the following protein-coding sequences:
- the fdhD gene encoding formate dehydrogenase accessory sulfurtransferase FdhD; this translates as MTTVFELHDSPPSPDGIARYEFHTLTQTRADSAELIEEVALAISYNGLSHSVMMITPVDIDDFLFGFSRSEGIIERADEVRDWDITQIDDQRWHADLTLSPRLLSRFKQGRQRLRGATGCGLCGIDSLQEALPDLPRLRSCPLPPAELFPGLRDRLQQHQPLGNRAGAIHAAMLLDRAGNVLASREDIGRHNALDKLLGHALRQRLALYDHIVVMSSRCSMELIQKAVRAGVSTLVNLASPSQLAVDLARHHGLNLIHLPRQGSPRIYASHPETSHPEVCSPSAQQAG
- a CDS encoding FdhF/YdeP family oxidoreductase — encoded protein: MNQSKSDQVPSASSTIETYYHPYQGSAGGWGALKATTRHWLQSRNSTRNVKTMLKTNQPHGFDCPGCAWGEKHDPSMIRFCENGAKAVNWEATSKRVDAAFFARYSVSWLYQQSDYFLEYQGRLTEPMRYDPVSDHYLPISWNDAFALIAETLKGLDHADQAEFYTSGRASNEAAFLYQLFARAYGTNNFPDCSNMCHEASGYGLTSSIGVGKGTVEIEDFEQADAVFVFGQNPGTNHPRMLDTLREVIKRGAQVVCFNNLKERGLERFTHPQNPVEMLSNGYTRMNTAYYTPKIGGDMAAVRGMVKVLIELEEAAQQRGEAIFDHAFIAEHTDGMAAYLAEVAATPWQHIIEQSGLSREEITAAAQVYARADRVICTWAMGVTQHRHSVPTVHEIVNLLLLRGNIGKHGAGACPVRGHSNVQGDRTMGINERPSEVFINNLERRFDIKVPRHHGHATVETIQAMLEGSSKVFIGLGGNFAAATPDTALTEQALRRCELTVQISTKLNRSHLVTGKQALILPCMGRTDIDMQASGPQRVTVEDSFSMVHASGGVLEPLSAEIRSEPAIIAAMAEATLGKQPVDWSALAADYDHIRDLIADVIPGFSEFNRKIDQPGGFYLGNSARERQWQTPTSKAIAHCHSLPAHILPEEVASQLNSQTLIMQTLRSHDQYNTTIYGLNDRYRGIRGERKVVFINPADMERLSLHAGQEVSIRSLWGDNIQRQVEGFKLVPYDIPAGNVAAYYPETNPLVPLNSVGDFSRTPTSKSIAVILTAHQSMRIA
- a CDS encoding META domain-containing protein; the protein is MSRLLHTFLLGSSLLLAACIPRPQSSTPDQPLENTYWKLTQLGTDPVQPDTRMREPYLQLSPEQQRVTGFSGCNLLAGQYQLTARQLHLGPLISTRMACMQGMALESHYIQALEQVRGWQISGHTLTLLDAQQQPLLQFEESNK
- a CDS encoding diacylglycerol kinase, coding for MKPQRQGMSRLIHASIYSWQGLKLAWHHEAAIRQECMALLVLIPVACLLHVTALERALLIVSVFAVLVVELLNSAIEAVVDRIGHEMHPLSGQAKDMGSAAVLVTLMAAVGVWLCILL
- a CDS encoding phosphatase PAP2 family protein; the encoded protein is MHPAVNDAPPSLLRRCANRSSSPQPPAHLSMQKFWVNHLFYPLLAFALAVLIISVFHLDRVVADALYWAEGHQWALKDSWLTTTLIHKGGKNLSIAIAVVTLLMLATSWVRPALGHWRRPLTFLLLAAATSSLLIVSAKSLTHIACPWDFNRYGGNLPFMSELDQFLHNDSGRCFPAGHASAGYAWLALYFVGLYRHSGWRWMGLMLAVTMGVVFGISQQLRGAHFISHDVWTFAISWFTALVWFRLVMYRSYKLSLSSGVANSSPVFTSTPSAYAAETGIKVSS
- a CDS encoding phosphoethanolamine--lipid A transferase; this translates as MSQLSTSTAMNSTASRQRWQISSVRFCLLFSALLVLAYNPAFFHALGQVIDPLTLRGGAFTLSVGALLGLLMFILLNLIAVPYLLKPIAIAVLLSGAAASYFMNTYGIAIDSVMVQNVVETDPAEAAALFSPRLVMYLLFLGVVPCLLVWKVSISYRRWHRELLVRLLAIIASLLVIAAMLFALSQDYASFFRNNKNVRQMAVPLSYIYAGVSFAVKDKEGPIVVKAIGEDARPGALALAKHKPTLTVFVVGETGRADHFGLNGYERNTTPLLAKQDVFNFTQFTSCGTATAVSVPCMFSLLDRQHYDDRKAKSQQGLLDVLNHAGYAVLWRDNNSGCKGACDRVSYEDMSKANVAEDCNSEECFDQVLLHNIDTVLPKPNGDMFVVLHQHGSHGPDYYHRYPQDMAFYQPECKTNQLQDCSLESLVNTYDNTIRYTDYFLNNVIEWLKQHSDQYNTAMLYVADHGESLGENHVYLHGMPYMIAPQEQKHVSFFYWLSKGFEQTYDINSDCLAGKEHQPFSQDNIFHSVLGMLDIQTSVYDAQLDMFQGCRPQG